From a region of the Marmota flaviventris isolate mMarFla1 chromosome 13, mMarFla1.hap1, whole genome shotgun sequence genome:
- the Traf1 gene encoding TNF receptor-associated factor 1 isoform X1, with protein sequence MASNSASSPHQAPDENEFPFGCPRTVCQDPPEPRALCCTACLSENLRNSPDGICPKCRGDNLQSESPRSLLTQEKVHPEVAKAGVGCPFAAIGCSFKGSPQAVQEHEASSYASHLSLLLGFMKHCKAQLGPGLGSGPMALEQNLSDLQLQAAVEVAGDLEVDCYRAPCSESQEELALQHFLKEKLLAELEEKLRVFENIVAVLNKEVEASHLALAASLHQSQLDREHILSLEQRVVELQQTLAQKDQALGKLEQSLRLMEEASYDGTFLWKITNVARRCHESACGRTISLFSPAFYTAKYGYKLCLRLYLNGDGTGKRTHLSLFIVIMRGEYDALLSWPFRNKVTFMLLDQNNREHAIDAFRPDLSSASFQRPQSETNVASGCPLFFPLNRLHSPKHAYVKDDTMFLKCIVETSA encoded by the exons ATGGCCTCCAACTCGGCCAGCAGCCCCCACCAGGCCCCTGATGAGAATGAGTTTCCCTTCGGGTGCCCTCGCACTGTCTGCCAGGACCCACCAGAACCCAGGGCCCTCTGCTGCACAGCCTGTCTCTCTGAGAACCTGAG AAACAGCCCAGATGGGATCTGTCCCAAATGCAGAGGGGACAACCTCCAATCTGAAAGCCCAAGGAGCCTTCTGACTCAGGAGAAG GTTCACCCTGAGGTGGCTAAGGCTGGAGTCGGGTGTCCCTTTGCAGCTATAGGCTGTTCCTTCAAG GGGAGCCCGCAGGCCGTGCAGGAGCACGAGGCCTCCTCCTACGCCAGCCACCTGAGCCTGCTGCTGGGGTTCATGAAGCACTGCAAGGCCCAGCTGGGCCctggcctgggctctgggcccATGGCCCTGGAGCAGAACCTGTCAGACCTGCAGCTGCAGGCGGCCGTGGAGGTGGCGGGGGACCTGGAGGTGGACTGCTACCGCGCCCCCTGCTCCGAGAGCCAGGAGGAGCTGGCCCTGCAGCACTTCCTGAAGGAGAAGCTGCTGGCCGAGCTGGAGGAGAAGCTGCGTGTGTTCGAGAACATCGTGGCCGTCCTCAACAAGGAGGTGGAGGCCTCCCACCTGGCCCTGGCCGCCTCCCTCCACCAGAGCCAGCTGGACCGTGAGCACATCCTGAGCCTGGAGCAGAGG GTGGTGGAGCTGCAGCAGACCCTGGCCCAGAAAGACCAGGCTCTGGGCAAGCTGGAGCAGAGCCTGCGCCTCATGGAGGAGGCCTCCTACGACGGCACCTTCCTGTGGAAGATCACCAACGTCGCCAGGCGGTGCCATGAGTCCGCGTGTGGCAGGACCATCAGCCTCTTCTCCCCAG CCTTCTACACTGCCAAGTATGGCTACAAGCTGTGCCTGCGGCTGTACCTGAATGGGGACGGCACTGGGAAGAGGACCCACCTGTCACTCTTCATCGTGATCATGAGGGGGGAGTACGATGCTCTGCTGTCCTGGCCTTTCCGGAACAAG GTCACCTTCATGCTGCTGGACCAGAACAACCGTGAACATGCCATTGACGCCTTCCGGCCCGACCTGAGCTCAGCGTCCTTCCAGCGGCCTCAGAGTGAAACCAATGTGGCCAGCGGCTGCCCGCTCTTCTTCCCCCTCAACAGGCTGCATTCGCCCAAGCACGCCTACGTGAAGGACGACACCATGTTCCTCAAGTGCATCGTGGAGACCAGTGCTTAG
- the Traf1 gene encoding TNF receptor-associated factor 1 isoform X2, which translates to MASNSASSPHQAPDENEFPFGCPRTVCQDPPEPRALCCTACLSENLRNSPDGICPKCRGDNLQSESPRSLLTQEKVHPEVAKAGVGCPFAAIGCSFKGSPQAVQEHEASSYASHLSLLLGFMKHCKAQLGPGLGSGPMALEQNLSDLQLQAAVEVAGDLEVDCYRAPCSESQEELALQHFLKEKLLAELEEKLRVFENIVAVLNKEVEASHLALAASLHQSQLDREHILSLEQRVVELQQTLAQKDQALGKLEQSLRLMEEASYDGTFLWKITNVARRCHESACGRTISLFSPEGTSQPASGFLLHQHPVMSQTVSLSLLHHFLPAPHPASVQGGATRAASRGNWLRWDGL; encoded by the exons ATGGCCTCCAACTCGGCCAGCAGCCCCCACCAGGCCCCTGATGAGAATGAGTTTCCCTTCGGGTGCCCTCGCACTGTCTGCCAGGACCCACCAGAACCCAGGGCCCTCTGCTGCACAGCCTGTCTCTCTGAGAACCTGAG AAACAGCCCAGATGGGATCTGTCCCAAATGCAGAGGGGACAACCTCCAATCTGAAAGCCCAAGGAGCCTTCTGACTCAGGAGAAG GTTCACCCTGAGGTGGCTAAGGCTGGAGTCGGGTGTCCCTTTGCAGCTATAGGCTGTTCCTTCAAG GGGAGCCCGCAGGCCGTGCAGGAGCACGAGGCCTCCTCCTACGCCAGCCACCTGAGCCTGCTGCTGGGGTTCATGAAGCACTGCAAGGCCCAGCTGGGCCctggcctgggctctgggcccATGGCCCTGGAGCAGAACCTGTCAGACCTGCAGCTGCAGGCGGCCGTGGAGGTGGCGGGGGACCTGGAGGTGGACTGCTACCGCGCCCCCTGCTCCGAGAGCCAGGAGGAGCTGGCCCTGCAGCACTTCCTGAAGGAGAAGCTGCTGGCCGAGCTGGAGGAGAAGCTGCGTGTGTTCGAGAACATCGTGGCCGTCCTCAACAAGGAGGTGGAGGCCTCCCACCTGGCCCTGGCCGCCTCCCTCCACCAGAGCCAGCTGGACCGTGAGCACATCCTGAGCCTGGAGCAGAGG GTGGTGGAGCTGCAGCAGACCCTGGCCCAGAAAGACCAGGCTCTGGGCAAGCTGGAGCAGAGCCTGCGCCTCATGGAGGAGGCCTCCTACGACGGCACCTTCCTGTGGAAGATCACCAACGTCGCCAGGCGGTGCCATGAGTCCGCGTGTGGCAGGACCATCAGCCTCTTCTCCCCAG AGGGGACAAGCCAGCCTGCCTCTGGCTTCCTGCTCCACCAACACCCGGTGATGAGTCAGACCGTCAGCCTGTCCCTCCTCCACCACTTCCTGCCTGCCCCACACCCTGCCTCTGTCCAGGGAGGTGCCACCAGAGCTGCCAGCCGTGGGAACTGGCTCCGATGGGATGGCCTTTAG